A part of Roseitalea porphyridii genomic DNA contains:
- a CDS encoding RBBP9/YdeN family alpha/beta hydrolase, which yields MKIRDADILIIPGYRNSEPDHWQSRWQAKMATARRVEQAEWTKPVFEDWVASAQEAIAASNGDAVLVAHSLGVTTAVHAIHRAPELADKVRGGFFVAPPDVANPKIRPRHFMTFGPYPEDPLPFPAFVIASRDDHYTSFEKAEETAANWGALLVDAGNSGHLNAQSGHGPWPEGLMVFARFMKRL from the coding sequence ATGAAGATCCGCGACGCCGATATCCTCATCATCCCCGGCTACCGCAATTCCGAGCCCGACCATTGGCAGAGCCGGTGGCAGGCGAAGATGGCGACGGCCCGCCGCGTCGAACAGGCCGAGTGGACCAAGCCGGTGTTCGAAGACTGGGTCGCCAGCGCGCAGGAGGCGATCGCCGCCTCGAACGGCGACGCCGTGCTCGTCGCCCATTCGCTGGGTGTCACGACCGCCGTGCACGCGATCCATCGCGCGCCCGAACTGGCCGACAAGGTGCGCGGCGGCTTCTTCGTCGCGCCGCCCGATGTCGCCAATCCGAAGATCCGGCCCCGCCACTTCATGACGTTCGGCCCCTATCCCGAAGACCCTCTGCCGTTTCCCGCCTTCGTGATCGCCAGCCGCGACGATCACTATACGAGCTTCGAGAAGGCCGAGGAGACCGCCGCGAACTGGGGCGCGCTGCTGGTCGACGCTGGCAATTCGGGACATTTGAACGCACAGTCGGGCCACGGGCCGTGGCCGGAAGGACTGATGGTGTTCGCCCGCTTCATGAAGCGGCTGTGA
- the purB gene encoding adenylosuccinate lyase: MIPRYSRPEMVAIWSPETKFRIWFEIEAHACDALAKAGVIPERAAQIIWEKAGSATFDVARIDEIERETRHDVIAFLTHLAEIVGPEARFVHQGMTSSDVLDTCLAVQLSRAADILLADLDALLAALKRRAFEHKDTITIGRSHGIHAEPTTFGLKLAQAHAEFERCKCRLEAARADIATCAISGAVGTFANIDPAIEAHVADAMGLTAEPISTQVIPRDRHAMFFATLGVIASSVERLAVEVRHLQRTEVLEAEEYFAPGQKGSSAMPHKRNPVLTENLTGLARMVRGYVTPALENVALWHERDISHSSVERMIGPDATITLDFALHRLTGVIDKLVVYPEAMEANLHRFRGLIHSQRVLLALTQAGVSREDAYRLVQRNAMKVWEQGKDFLDELLADDDVRAHLSEDEIRARFDLGYHTKHVDTIFTRVFGES, translated from the coding sequence ATGATCCCCCGCTATTCGCGACCCGAAATGGTCGCCATCTGGTCGCCCGAGACGAAGTTCCGCATCTGGTTCGAGATCGAGGCGCATGCCTGTGACGCACTCGCCAAGGCCGGCGTCATTCCCGAGCGCGCCGCCCAGATCATCTGGGAAAAGGCGGGGTCCGCCACCTTCGACGTGGCCCGGATCGACGAGATCGAACGCGAAACGCGCCATGACGTCATCGCCTTCCTGACCCATCTGGCCGAGATCGTCGGGCCCGAAGCGCGCTTCGTCCACCAGGGCATGACCTCGTCGGACGTGCTCGACACCTGCCTTGCCGTGCAGCTCTCGCGCGCCGCCGACATCCTGCTCGCCGATCTGGACGCGCTGCTCGCCGCGCTCAAACGCCGCGCCTTCGAGCACAAGGACACGATCACCATCGGTCGCAGCCACGGCATCCATGCCGAGCCGACCACATTCGGTCTCAAGCTCGCCCAGGCCCATGCCGAATTCGAGCGCTGCAAGTGCCGGCTCGAGGCGGCCCGTGCCGACATCGCCACCTGCGCCATCTCCGGCGCCGTCGGCACTTTCGCCAACATCGATCCGGCCATCGAGGCGCATGTCGCCGACGCGATGGGGCTGACCGCAGAACCGATCTCGACCCAGGTGATCCCGCGCGACCGGCACGCCATGTTCTTCGCCACGCTCGGCGTGATCGCCTCGTCGGTCGAGCGGCTGGCCGTCGAGGTGCGGCATCTGCAGCGCACCGAGGTGCTCGAGGCCGAGGAGTATTTCGCGCCCGGCCAGAAGGGCTCGTCGGCCATGCCGCATAAGCGTAACCCGGTCCTGACCGAGAACCTGACCGGCCTTGCGCGCATGGTGCGCGGCTACGTCACCCCGGCGCTGGAGAACGTCGCGCTGTGGCACGAGCGCGATATCTCTCATTCCTCGGTCGAGCGCATGATCGGCCCGGACGCGACGATCACGCTCGACTTCGCGCTGCACCGGCTGACCGGGGTTATCGACAAGCTCGTGGTCTATCCCGAGGCGATGGAAGCCAACCTGCATCGGTTTCGCGGCCTGATCCACTCCCAGCGCGTGCTGCTGGCGCTCACCCAGGCGGGCGTGTCGCGCGAGGACGCCTACCGGCTCGTCCAGCGCAATGCGATGAAGGTGTGGGAGCAGGGCAAGGATTTCCTGGACGAACTGCTCGCCGACGACGATGTCCGCGCCCATCTGTCCGAAGACGAGATCCGTGCCCGGTTCGACCTCGGCTACCACACCAAACATGTCGACACGATCTTCACGCGGGTCTTCGGCGAGAGCTGA